One Fretibacterium sp. OH1220_COT-178 genomic window carries:
- the glgP gene encoding alpha-glucan family phosphorylase, producing the protein MIQRLHRSDLGYSLRSLMENDPAFRPLAYFSMEVGLKESIPTYSGGLGVLAGDILKSAADLGVPMAGVTLLYRKGYFVQEFNADDWQKEKPVQWNPSHELTLLPNRVLINLQGREIQVGVWVYEIIGATGYPLPVYFLDTDFEPNHPDDRKLCWYLYGGDNCYRLCQEFILGVGGLRMLRDLGYMNIETFHLNEGHAGFLTLELMREQGYYDPDKIREQVVFTTHTPVPAGHDYFEFGLIDRVFPAEALSTLRRMMPDVPGVSMTELGLKYSRYVNGVAKKHAEVSNAMFRMETVDWVTNGIHPTTWVSSGMRKLYNRHIPGWEQDPGRLVQALTIPKQDLWAAHQASKLRLFARVLETTGKQLDPEVLTLGFARRAATYKRADLLFSDLKRFMEVAGGNKVQFIFAGKSHPSDNGGKALLQKIRKVARDLEESIPIVFIDNYNMEIASLLTQGVDLWLNTPIRPREASGTSGMKCTMNGIMNFSVLDGWWIEGWIEDVTGWSIGPEPNGETPFEHYDESLDAIDLYNKLERKIIPTYYENHDKWVDMMRHTIALNASFFNTHRVVREYASKAYSIDFRGM; encoded by the coding sequence ATGATACAACGACTGCATCGCAGCGACCTCGGCTATTCCCTCAGAAGCCTGATGGAGAACGATCCGGCCTTCAGGCCGCTGGCCTATTTTTCCATGGAGGTGGGACTGAAGGAGTCCATCCCCACCTATTCGGGGGGCCTGGGGGTCCTTGCAGGAGACATCCTGAAAAGTGCGGCCGATCTCGGCGTCCCCATGGCGGGGGTCACGCTGCTCTATCGCAAGGGCTACTTCGTTCAGGAGTTCAATGCCGACGACTGGCAGAAGGAGAAGCCCGTACAGTGGAACCCCTCCCATGAACTGACCCTGTTGCCAAACCGCGTCCTGATCAACCTGCAGGGGAGAGAGATTCAGGTGGGCGTTTGGGTCTACGAGATCATCGGAGCGACCGGCTACCCTCTGCCCGTCTACTTTCTGGACACCGACTTCGAACCCAACCACCCCGACGACCGCAAGCTCTGCTGGTATCTCTACGGAGGGGACAACTGCTACCGCCTGTGTCAGGAGTTCATCCTGGGGGTCGGCGGGCTGCGTATGCTGCGGGACCTGGGATACATGAACATCGAGACCTTCCATCTCAACGAGGGACACGCGGGATTCCTCACCCTCGAACTCATGCGCGAACAGGGCTATTACGATCCCGACAAGATTCGCGAGCAGGTCGTGTTCACGACGCACACGCCGGTCCCGGCGGGACACGATTATTTCGAGTTCGGCCTGATCGACAGGGTCTTTCCCGCGGAGGCGCTGAGCACGCTCAGGCGCATGATGCCCGATGTCCCCGGGGTCTCCATGACCGAGCTGGGATTGAAGTACAGCCGCTACGTCAACGGCGTCGCAAAAAAGCACGCCGAGGTGAGCAACGCCATGTTCCGAATGGAGACCGTGGACTGGGTCACCAACGGAATCCACCCCACGACCTGGGTCAGCTCCGGAATGCGGAAGCTCTACAACCGTCATATTCCCGGCTGGGAGCAGGACCCCGGCCGCCTGGTCCAGGCCCTGACGATCCCCAAGCAGGACCTCTGGGCCGCACACCAGGCCTCCAAGCTGCGTCTGTTCGCACGGGTCCTGGAGACGACCGGCAAACAGCTGGACCCCGAGGTGCTCACGTTGGGCTTTGCGCGCCGTGCCGCCACCTACAAGAGGGCCGACCTGCTCTTCTCCGACCTCAAGCGGTTCATGGAGGTGGCCGGGGGGAACAAAGTGCAGTTCATCTTCGCCGGGAAGTCCCATCCCAGCGACAACGGAGGGAAGGCGCTGCTCCAGAAAATCCGCAAGGTGGCGCGCGACCTGGAGGAGTCCATTCCCATCGTCTTCATCGACAACTACAACATGGAGATTGCCTCCCTGCTCACCCAGGGCGTCGATCTCTGGCTCAATACCCCCATACGCCCGCGCGAGGCCAGCGGCACGAGTGGGATGAAATGCACCATGAACGGGATCATGAATTTTTCCGTGCTTGACGGATGGTGGATCGAGGGTTGGATCGAGGACGTAACGGGCTGGTCCATCGGCCCCGAACCGAACGGAGAGACCCCTTTCGAGCACTACGATGAATCGCTCGACGCCATCGACCTCTACAACAAACTGGAGCGGAAGATCATCCCCACCTATTACGAGAATCACGACAAGTGGGTGGACATGATGCGGCACACCATCGCGCTGAACGCCAGTTTCTTCAACACGCATCGGGTGGTGCGCGAGTACGCATCCAAAGCCTACTCCATCGATTTCAGAGGGATGTGA
- a CDS encoding IS3 family transposase (programmed frameshift), with protein sequence MRGGSAVKNKGNRYSSKLKAEVALRACREDRTLAELSSEYGVSAMQISRWKKTLLERAGELFESKSPLDIEKVTDPLYKEIGRLKMDVEWLKKKGEELNAAERRSFIDPSDPEFSLRRQCSLLGLSRSGYYQSLLPSLESDANEELMKRIDQQYTRTPFYGSRRMTLCLQGQGYRVNRKRIVRLMRKMGLEGQSPGPSTSKAQPGHKVYPYLLRGFEVTSVNQVWSTDITYIPLRQGFMYLSAVMDWYSRYVLSWELSNTLCIGFCMRALERALRRGKPEIFNTDQGSQFTSKEFTSRLESQSIRISMDGRGRALDNIFVERLWRSLKYECIYLNAYENVPELLEGLRCWFRFYNEERPHTSLPGKATPLMIYEKRLIS encoded by the exons CTGCGAGGTGGTTCTGCCGTGAAAAACAAAGGGAATCGGTACAGTTCAAAATTGAAGGCCGAAGTTGCCCTGAGAGCCTGTCGCGAGGATCGGACGCTGGCGGAGCTCTCCTCGGAGTACGGGGTCTCCGCCATGCAGATTAGCCGCTGGAAGAAGACCCTGCTGGAACGGGCCGGAGAGCTTTTCGAGAGCAAGTCCCCCCTGGACATTGAAAAGGTCACGGATCCTCTGTACAAGGAGATTGGCCGTCTGAAGATGGATGTAGAGTGGCTTAAAAAAAAA GGGGAGGAATTGAACGCCGCTGAGAGACGCAGTTTCATAGACCCCTCCGATCCAGAGTTCAGCCTGAGACGCCAGTGCAGCCTTTTGGGCTTGAGCCGTTCCGGGTATTACCAATCGCTTTTACCGAGTCTGGAGAGTGATGCCAACGAAGAACTGATGAAGCGAATAGATCAGCAGTACACCCGAACGCCATTTTACGGGAGCCGCAGGATGACGCTTTGCCTTCAGGGGCAGGGTTACAGGGTGAACCGGAAGCGCATCGTGCGTCTGATGAGGAAGATGGGACTGGAAGGTCAGTCTCCGGGGCCGTCGACCAGCAAAGCTCAACCGGGTCACAAGGTCTATCCCTACCTGCTTCGAGGATTTGAGGTCACCTCGGTGAATCAGGTTTGGAGCACGGATATCACATATATTCCGCTACGGCAAGGTTTCATGTATTTGTCCGCCGTTATGGATTGGTATAGTCGCTATGTGCTGTCATGGGAGCTTTCGAACACGCTTTGTATCGGTTTTTGTATGAGAGCCCTGGAAAGGGCATTGAGACGCGGCAAGCCCGAGATCTTCAACACGGATCAGGGAAGTCAGTTCACGAGCAAGGAATTTACGTCAAGGCTTGAGAGTCAGTCGATTCGGATCAGCATGGACGGTCGTGGACGCGCCTTGGACAATATTTTCGTGGAGCGCCTGTGGAGGAGTCTGAAGTACGAATGCATTTATCTGAATGCGTATGAAAACGTGCCTGAATTGCTGGAAGGGCTGAGGTGTTGGTTCAGGTTTTATAACGAGGAGCGGCCTCATACGTCCTTGCCGGGAAAGGCAACGCCCCTCATGATATATGAAAAGCGCCTCATTTCTTGA
- a CDS encoding glycogen synthase — translation MGETGTTIRVLFVSTEYAPFSKVGGLGDVAGSLPKALRRAGVDVRVVTPAWPGVLDRVFASGLKTTVLPERVCAAHDWRIRDAEVVKTEVEDVPVYFLRSEDYMGDMYPWHLDSRTASPFAIFCMQALELHRILKWKPDLYHCHDWTSAFLPCALAWHRHYRHVGGRSIITLHNVAHQGILEREPFMEASGLEPWSFNMEAMEFYGQVNLLKGAIVAANAVTTVSPRYAQEIQTYESTQELSGVIYKQRHKLSGILNGIDTDYWNPDTDRHLPERFSAKNLKGKARAREELLNRAGFAPQSQEPVVVCVSRLVEQKGFTLILSALETLPTLGAKFVFLGSGHGWIENALRQANERHPDIFRFFQGYDEPLSHLLYAGGDIFLMPSVFEPCGLSQMIAMRYGTIPVVREVGGLKDTVTDVDSPEGGNGFTFQTCDTVGMLWALQRATARFRDAEDWDRIRVRAMQEDFTWSKSALLYKALYRKTLL, via the coding sequence ATGGGCGAGACCGGCACCACGATCAGGGTGCTCTTCGTCTCGACGGAGTACGCCCCCTTCTCCAAGGTCGGCGGCCTGGGCGACGTCGCCGGCTCCCTGCCCAAGGCTCTGCGGCGGGCGGGGGTGGACGTTCGCGTCGTAACTCCCGCGTGGCCGGGGGTGTTGGACCGAGTCTTCGCCTCCGGCCTCAAGACGACCGTTTTGCCGGAGCGGGTTTGTGCCGCCCACGATTGGAGGATCCGGGACGCCGAGGTCGTCAAGACCGAGGTGGAGGACGTTCCCGTCTATTTTTTGAGGTCGGAGGATTACATGGGGGACATGTACCCCTGGCATCTCGACTCCCGGACCGCGTCCCCCTTCGCCATATTCTGCATGCAGGCCCTGGAGCTCCATCGGATCCTCAAGTGGAAGCCCGATCTCTACCACTGCCACGACTGGACCAGCGCCTTTCTGCCCTGCGCTCTGGCCTGGCACCGTCATTATCGGCACGTCGGGGGCAGAAGCATCATCACACTTCACAACGTCGCCCACCAGGGGATTCTCGAGCGGGAACCCTTCATGGAGGCCTCCGGGCTCGAACCCTGGAGCTTCAACATGGAGGCCATGGAGTTCTACGGTCAGGTCAACCTGCTGAAGGGGGCCATTGTCGCCGCCAACGCGGTGACGACCGTGTCGCCGCGCTACGCCCAGGAGATTCAGACCTACGAATCCACACAAGAGCTCTCCGGGGTCATCTACAAACAGCGCCACAAGCTGTCCGGCATTCTCAACGGAATCGACACGGACTACTGGAATCCGGACACGGACCGGCACCTCCCCGAGAGGTTCTCGGCCAAAAACCTCAAGGGCAAGGCCCGGGCACGCGAGGAACTGCTGAATAGGGCCGGCTTCGCCCCGCAATCGCAGGAGCCCGTGGTGGTCTGCGTATCCCGGCTCGTGGAGCAGAAGGGCTTCACGCTTATCCTGTCCGCACTCGAGACCCTTCCCACGCTTGGAGCGAAATTCGTCTTTTTGGGCAGCGGGCACGGCTGGATCGAGAACGCGCTCCGGCAGGCAAACGAGCGTCATCCCGATATCTTCCGATTCTTCCAGGGCTACGACGAGCCCCTTTCCCACCTCCTCTACGCAGGAGGAGATATTTTCCTGATGCCATCGGTATTCGAGCCCTGCGGGCTGTCGCAGATGATCGCCATGAGGTACGGCACCATACCGGTCGTCCGCGAGGTCGGAGGCCTCAAGGATACGGTGACGGATGTCGACTCGCCCGAGGGGGGAAACGGATTCACCTTCCAGACCTGCGACACCGTCGGCATGCTCTGGGCCCTGCAAAGGGCGACGGCCCGCTTCCGAGACGCCGAGGACTGGGACAGAATCCGCGTTCGTGCGATGCAGGAGGATTTTACCTGGAGCAAGTCCGCCCTGCTCTACAAAGCCCTCTATCGGAAAACGCTGCTTTAG
- the miaA gene encoding tRNA (adenosine(37)-N6)-dimethylallyltransferase MiaA, with the protein MDFSRCREAVDIFPVGTRRPVVALIGPTAIGKTALSLDLAERLGAEVISVDSRQVYRYMDVGTDKIAVSKRRRIPHHAVDVVDPDEVFTVADFVSLALQAVSRIGARGRVPLFVGGTPFYYNALFHAALNASLPHDPEVRRRYEELASLEGAGALHGRLAEVDAATAGRLHPNDVRRVVRALELWTLTGTPPSRLYDEGKKKDSGLDVLYIGLNRPRPELFERIALRVRQQFASGYPEEVTWLIEHGFDERFPSMQGFGYRELAAWYRGKLTLDAALEGDISRTRAFCRRQMTWFGKFRPALWYDTSTLSASDLEGRVVEAALRHLEGARGAE; encoded by the coding sequence ATGGATTTTTCGAGGTGCAGGGAAGCTGTGGATATTTTTCCGGTCGGGACTCGGCGTCCCGTCGTAGCGCTGATCGGACCTACGGCCATCGGCAAGACTGCGCTGAGCCTCGATCTTGCCGAGAGACTGGGGGCCGAGGTCATCTCGGTGGATTCCCGTCAGGTCTATCGCTATATGGACGTGGGGACCGATAAAATCGCCGTCTCCAAGCGCCGCAGAATTCCGCATCACGCCGTGGACGTCGTGGACCCCGATGAGGTGTTCACGGTGGCGGATTTTGTTTCTCTCGCCCTCCAAGCAGTGTCTCGGATAGGGGCACGCGGCCGGGTGCCCCTCTTCGTGGGCGGTACCCCCTTCTACTACAACGCCCTTTTTCATGCCGCCCTGAACGCTTCGCTTCCTCACGATCCCGAAGTACGCCGGCGCTACGAGGAGTTGGCCTCTCTGGAAGGGGCCGGGGCACTCCACGGCCGTCTTGCCGAGGTCGATGCGGCTACTGCGGGGCGGCTGCATCCCAACGACGTCCGCCGTGTCGTGCGTGCGCTGGAGCTCTGGACATTGACCGGGACGCCTCCCTCCCGGCTTTATGATGAGGGGAAGAAAAAGGACTCGGGACTGGACGTGCTCTATATCGGCCTGAACCGTCCGAGGCCTGAGCTGTTCGAGAGGATCGCCCTTCGCGTCCGGCAGCAATTCGCCTCGGGCTATCCCGAGGAGGTCACGTGGTTGATCGAGCATGGTTTTGATGAACGCTTCCCCTCCATGCAGGGCTTCGGGTATCGGGAACTGGCGGCCTGGTATCGCGGCAAACTGACCCTCGACGCGGCGCTTGAAGGGGATATCAGCCGAACCCGCGCATTTTGTCGCCGACAGATGACCTGGTTCGGTAAATTTAGGCCTGCCTTGTGGTATGATACATCCACTCTCTCCGCTTCAGATTTGGAGGGGCGGGTCGTGGAGGCGGCGCTGCGCCATCTCGAGGGGGCTCGCGGCGCCGAGTGA
- a CDS encoding S1 RNA-binding domain-containing protein encodes MDQMMDKDMDQVLQGEGQESAAQETMESMMEQYDISGLRKGDVRTGTVIAETENGWLVDVGYKCEGYLPGKEWTHRILVGDAEKPQKGDDIEVQVINLREGEEAQLLLSRWRHEFDRRWAEFEDLLAQNEILQVKGLRKVKGGLMVDCNGLEGFIPISHLSADGRGVNLGNFVEQVFDVKLLEKDRRKHRIVFSRKSLVEKEAAELRAKFYEEVHEGDVIEGEVSSLTDFGIFVNVGAVDGLVHMSEITWKRNVRIRDTFKKGDKVTVKVIGIDKENDRISLSIKQVEGNPWLTVGERIHKDDVMTGVVTNVTDFGAFVELEPGIEGLVHIGDISWARIRHPKEVFRKGQEVRILVLDVDTEKRRISLGYKQLNDPWKDIDQRYVKGADITVKVVRLADFGAFVEVEEGVEALIHISQLSTKRVEKPGDVLQEKQEVLARVIEVNPEQRRMRLSISALEEQEQPVRRSEEPRKREEHREDRQQKNVLDEVPQYNPFADAFKNQEFSDN; translated from the coding sequence ATGGATCAGATGATGGATAAGGATATGGATCAGGTTTTGCAGGGCGAAGGACAGGAGTCTGCCGCTCAGGAAACGATGGAGAGCATGATGGAGCAGTACGACATCTCCGGGCTTCGCAAGGGTGATGTCCGGACCGGTACCGTGATCGCGGAGACGGAGAACGGTTGGCTGGTCGATGTCGGCTACAAGTGCGAGGGCTACCTTCCCGGCAAGGAATGGACGCACCGCATTTTGGTGGGGGATGCGGAGAAACCCCAGAAGGGGGATGACATCGAAGTTCAGGTCATCAATCTTCGGGAGGGCGAGGAGGCGCAGCTCCTGCTCAGCCGCTGGCGGCACGAGTTCGACCGTCGCTGGGCCGAATTTGAAGATTTGCTTGCTCAGAACGAGATCCTTCAGGTCAAGGGGCTCCGCAAGGTCAAGGGCGGCCTGATGGTCGACTGCAATGGCCTTGAGGGCTTTATCCCCATTTCCCACCTCTCCGCCGACGGCAGAGGGGTCAATCTGGGGAATTTCGTTGAGCAGGTTTTTGACGTTAAATTGCTTGAAAAGGATCGCAGAAAGCACCGCATCGTGTTCTCGCGCAAGTCCCTTGTCGAGAAGGAGGCTGCGGAGCTCCGGGCCAAGTTCTACGAGGAGGTCCACGAGGGCGACGTTATCGAGGGAGAGGTCAGCAGCCTGACCGACTTCGGGATCTTTGTCAACGTCGGTGCCGTCGACGGTCTGGTCCACATGAGCGAGATCACCTGGAAGCGCAACGTACGTATCCGGGATACCTTCAAAAAGGGCGACAAGGTCACCGTCAAAGTCATCGGGATCGACAAGGAGAACGACCGTATTTCCCTGAGTATCAAGCAGGTGGAGGGGAACCCCTGGCTGACGGTGGGAGAGCGCATTCATAAGGATGACGTGATGACCGGCGTCGTGACGAACGTCACCGATTTCGGCGCTTTCGTCGAGCTGGAGCCCGGGATCGAGGGGCTCGTGCATATCGGCGACATCAGCTGGGCCCGCATCCGTCACCCCAAGGAGGTCTTCCGCAAGGGACAGGAGGTCCGCATCCTGGTGCTGGATGTGGATACCGAGAAACGCCGAATCAGCTTGGGCTACAAACAGCTGAACGATCCCTGGAAGGACATCGATCAGCGTTACGTCAAGGGCGCCGATATCACGGTCAAGGTGGTTCGCTTGGCGGACTTTGGAGCCTTTGTCGAGGTCGAGGAGGGGGTCGAGGCCCTCATCCACATCTCCCAGCTCAGCACCAAGCGTGTGGAAAAGCCCGGCGATGTTTTGCAGGAGAAGCAGGAGGTTCTGGCCCGAGTCATCGAGGTCAATCCCGAGCAGCGCAGGATGCGCCTTTCCATCAGCGCGCTTGAGGAGCAGGAGCAGCCTGTCCGCCGCAGCGAGGAGCCCCGCAAGCGCGAGGAGCACCGGGAGGACCGGCAGCAGAAGAATGTGCTCGACGAGGTTCCGCAGTACAATCCCTTTGCGGATGCCTTCAAGAACCAGGAGTTCTCCGACAACTAA
- the glgC gene encoding glucose-1-phosphate adenylyltransferase, with translation MMHGGKYGRVLGIVLAGGKGERLMPLTRYRAKPAVYFAAKYRIIDFALSNLINSGIFAVYVLVQFKSQSLNEHIERGWQFGGALRGRDFFVTLVPAQMWRGEHWFQGTADAVFQNMHLVSLFKADRVCIFAADHIYKMDVEQMLAWHIEQKADVTLAANVVPVFEASQFGCIRTDATGRIIEFLEKPAIPPEIPDKPGFSYVSMGNYIFERDILEDSLIDDSQQPTSHDFGRDIIPNLVAQNARVYAYDFSTNVLPHSTAQIEQLHQWRMDKPYWRDVGTLKAYWQAHMELLSPASEMTLYNPLWPIRTVSFADPPSYSYPSSGHDCTVNRVLAAEGSRILGATVSGSVLSRNCVIQSGSVIEESIVGQGVVIGRNCRIKRAIIDSHNYIPDNTVIGEDPEEDARNYFVDPHSGLVTLGMPRILYQKESDEKGMDSFSWSTFS, from the coding sequence ATGATGCATGGAGGAAAGTACGGAAGAGTGCTGGGGATCGTCCTTGCAGGCGGAAAAGGGGAAAGGCTGATGCCGCTGACGCGCTACAGGGCGAAGCCGGCCGTTTATTTCGCCGCCAAGTACCGCATCATCGACTTTGCCCTCTCAAACCTGATCAACAGCGGGATTTTTGCCGTCTACGTCCTGGTCCAGTTCAAAAGCCAATCCCTGAACGAGCACATCGAACGGGGCTGGCAATTCGGCGGAGCCCTGAGGGGGCGCGATTTCTTCGTCACCCTGGTCCCCGCCCAAATGTGGCGGGGCGAGCACTGGTTTCAGGGCACGGCCGATGCCGTGTTCCAGAACATGCACCTCGTCTCCCTCTTCAAGGCGGATCGGGTCTGCATTTTCGCCGCCGACCACATCTACAAGATGGACGTCGAACAGATGCTGGCCTGGCACATCGAGCAGAAGGCGGACGTGACCCTCGCCGCCAATGTCGTCCCCGTCTTCGAGGCCAGCCAGTTCGGCTGCATCAGGACCGACGCCACGGGACGCATCATCGAGTTTCTCGAAAAGCCTGCCATTCCACCGGAAATTCCCGACAAGCCGGGGTTCAGCTACGTCTCCATGGGAAATTACATCTTCGAACGGGACATTCTTGAGGACTCGCTTATCGACGATTCGCAGCAGCCGACGAGCCACGACTTCGGCCGCGACATCATCCCGAACCTCGTGGCCCAGAACGCCCGCGTCTACGCCTACGACTTCTCCACCAACGTCCTGCCCCATTCCACGGCGCAGATCGAGCAGTTGCACCAATGGCGCATGGACAAGCCTTATTGGCGCGACGTGGGGACTCTCAAGGCCTACTGGCAGGCGCACATGGAACTGCTGAGCCCCGCCTCCGAGATGACGCTCTACAACCCTCTCTGGCCGATCCGCACCGTGTCCTTCGCCGACCCCCCCTCCTACTCTTACCCGTCCAGCGGACACGACTGCACGGTCAACCGTGTGCTGGCCGCCGAGGGCAGCCGTATTCTGGGGGCAACGGTCTCCGGCTCCGTCCTGTCCCGAAATTGCGTTATCCAATCCGGCAGCGTCATCGAGGAGAGCATCGTCGGCCAAGGCGTGGTCATCGGCAGAAATTGCCGCATCAAAAGGGCAATTATCGACTCGCACAATTATATTCCGGACAATACAGTCATCGGCGAGGACCCGGAGGAGGATGCCCGCAATTACTTCGTCGACCCTCATTCCGGATTGGTGACCCTGGGAATGCCCCGTATCCTCTACCAGAAAGAGAGCGACGAAAAGGGCATGGACAGCTTCTCCTGGAGTACCTTCAGCTGA
- the ispH gene encoding 4-hydroxy-3-methylbut-2-enyl diphosphate reductase: MKQIVMAERAGFCFGVKRAVDAILEALTGNPEREVWTIGMPIHNPQEVARLKNMGLRVAEEVSEVPPGVKVLIRAHGESRAVLRELREKNVCVIDTTCPFVRRAQDLANSLSDEGYHIVLLGDRNHPEIRSIMGYVDGGLDVVVDEAEAMLLPKRGRVALISQTTQQEERLAAVAAILVRRAGELRVCNTICRATMERQDAVRALVGRVDGVVLIGGRESANTGKLRNIAEMSGLDVLWIESTEELDRGWFEGRERIGIAAGASTPEWLITEISNKIARM; the protein is encoded by the coding sequence TTGAAGCAGATAGTGATGGCCGAACGCGCCGGATTTTGCTTTGGTGTGAAGCGGGCCGTGGACGCAATTCTGGAGGCTCTGACGGGAAACCCCGAGCGGGAGGTCTGGACGATCGGGATGCCGATCCACAACCCTCAGGAAGTTGCTCGTCTCAAGAACATGGGGTTGAGGGTGGCCGAGGAGGTCTCAGAGGTTCCCCCCGGGGTGAAGGTGCTGATCCGGGCCCACGGGGAGTCCCGGGCGGTACTCAGGGAGCTGCGGGAAAAAAATGTCTGTGTCATCGATACGACCTGTCCCTTCGTCCGTAGGGCACAGGATCTGGCGAATTCTCTGTCGGACGAGGGCTATCACATCGTTCTGCTGGGGGACCGGAACCATCCGGAAATTCGCTCGATCATGGGCTATGTTGACGGAGGGCTTGATGTTGTTGTAGACGAGGCCGAGGCGATGCTTCTTCCCAAGAGGGGGCGTGTGGCGTTGATCTCCCAGACGACCCAGCAGGAGGAACGCCTGGCCGCGGTGGCCGCCATTCTGGTGCGCCGGGCCGGAGAGTTGCGCGTCTGCAATACGATTTGCCGTGCTACGATGGAGCGGCAGGATGCGGTGCGTGCGCTGGTGGGCCGCGTCGATGGGGTGGTCCTGATCGGCGGCCGGGAGAGCGCCAACACGGGAAAGCTGAGAAACATCGCTGAGATGAGCGGCTTGGACGTCCTTTGGATAGAGAGCACCGAGGAGCTCGACAGGGGGTGGTTCGAGGGCCGGGAAAGGATTGGTATTGCTGCCGGGGCCAGTACGCCCGAGTGGCTTATCACAGAAATAAGCAACAAAATTGCGAGAATGTAG